In a single window of the Diospyros lotus cultivar Yz01 chromosome 10, ASM1463336v1, whole genome shotgun sequence genome:
- the LOC127810893 gene encoding transcription factor bHLH147 gives MASALISNPVTNSDRARESLKRRKKKKQLQATRDQAQSPNGGGTQWKSEAQQQVYSSKLLQALRQVPLSSSSSSSPRRGRAVREAADRVLAATAKGRTRWSRAILTNRLKLKFMKNKRRRVVAAAATGNHRPRKPRVNVLRLKSKNLPAVQRKVRVLGRLVPGCRKEPLPVILEEASDYIAALQMQIKAMTALAELFSGSTRLPPS, from the coding sequence ATGGCGTCGGCTCTGATCTCGAATCCTGTGACGAACTCGGACAGAGCACGCGAGTCgttgaagagaagaaagaagaagaagcaactgCAAGCCACCAGAGATCAAGCACAGAGTCCAAACGGAGGCGGAACTCAGTGGAAGTCCGAAGCGCAACAGCAAGTATACTCTTCTAAGCTCCTCCAAGCCCTTCGTCAGGTACCGCTGAGCTCTTCTTCATCGTCGTCTCCGCGGCGGGGCCGAGCCGTACGTGAAGCCGCCGACCGGGTTCTGGCTGCTACTGCCAAGGGAAGGACCAGGTGGAGCCGCGCCATCCTCACCAACCGGCTCAAGCTCAAGTTCATGAAGAACAAGCGGCGGAGggtggtggcggcggcggccaCAGGCAACCATCGGCCGAGGAAGCCGAGAGTTAATGTGCTGCGGTTGAAGTCGAAGAACTTACCGGCTGTGCAGCGGAAGGTTCGCGTTCTCGGCCGCTTAGTTCCCGGTTGCCGGAAAGAACCCTTACCCGTGATCCTAGAAGAAGCAAGCGATTACATCGCTGCTCTGCAGATGCAGATTAAAGCCATGACGGCCCTCGCCGAGCTGTTCTCCGGCTCGACTCGGCTTCCACCGAGTTGA